The Topomyia yanbarensis strain Yona2022 chromosome 3, ASM3024719v1, whole genome shotgun sequence nucleotide sequence ACATTTTACCAAATTAGATGCAACATTGGGATGAATACAGTCggtcagatagtgcaaaaagtTTGTCATttcaaaaactggaaaaaaatttcagcaTAAGATTTTTGAACCGGACCCCTGCATTGATGTTAGAACTTGTGTTCTAATAAAGTTTGTTGTGATTACCGTGTGTACCTCCAACGAATTCTAACATTTTCTGCGACGTATCTGCcagatatattaaaaaaaaataaaagcacaCACGGGCAATGCCATTCAATCATAACATACACTCCTTCTAATGAGCTGCTTATCGACTATACCTTTTCCTTCCCATGCCTACCTAATCAACGACCGATGTATATAGTGACATCAGCTTCAAGAAGGGTGATATAATCATTCTGAAAAAGAAAATCGACCACAACTGGTGCGTGGGCGAAGTCAACGGAAAAGAGGGTGCGGTTCCATTGAACCACCTGCAGGTCATAGTGCCGCTACCGTACCCCCAGTGTAAGGCGCTGTACGACTTCAGCATGGGACCCAACGAGGAGGAAGGTTGTCTCACATTCAAAAAGGGAGCACTGATACACGTGCTCCGCCGAGTGGATCAAAATTGGGCCGAAGGTCGAATCGGTGATAAGATTGGGATATTTCCCATTTCCTTTGTGGAAATGAACATACTCGGAAAACAGCTGATGGACTCTGCGCTGAAACAGTAAGAATTTAATAAGTAGGAAGTTTTAACGTTATGCTATAACACATACGAATTTCAGTTTGCTGGCAAATGCTTCTAACAACCGAACCGTTCCTCCGACACCATTTGATCTGAATGCTAGCGATACGACAAGTTCCAGTGTGACAACGAGTCCGAACTCTTCCGCAAGTACGACAAGCTCAAACTCTAGCACTGCACCTAGTAGTCCAACTTCGCTGTTCCTAGCGACTCCGGCAACAGGTGCTGTTAGTGGACATTCAAAAAGGGACCATAAAGAAAAGCGCCATTCCCTGACTACCTTCATGGCCAATTCCAATGGAACAAATGGAGCCGCGGTGGGAGGGCCACTGAGTCAACCTAACCGGTAAGGAATGTTAAAACTATCAATACTTCAGCatgtgaaattatttttttttttttcaagccaCTCCGTTGAAATTCTTAATGTACCGGAAGCGGAACGATCACAGCAGCAGCCTGCATCACAATCATCGATGAACGAATCCACTGGGACAGGTGCTTCTGCTGCTGCCTCGGCAGATCATTCTCAGACCAGTCGACCAGATATGCTCAACTATCAGAAGTCTAGCACTGGCAAGACTAGTCAGTCATACCATCCAATTCCACAATTACCAGCTACCTATGTCGCTCTCTACCCCTACAAGCCTCAGAAACCGGATGAACTAGAACTTAAAAAAGGATGTAAGTTTAGTTTGATCATCAGACGTTtaagattttttaattttgtcatTTTTCCAGCAATCTACTACGTCACAGAACGATGTAAGGACGGTTGGTTCAAAGGTGCCAATCGGCAACAGAAGTGTGGAGTTTTTCCCGGTAACTACGTGACTGTGTTCAAAGGCCGCGAAAGTAGTCATTCCAACCGCAGCCCCAACCCCCAGGGACCATCCACCAGTACCCAAAATCCGTCCAGTAATATAGCCCAAATCACATTACCTGCCTTACCACCGCGAGATAACACGACAAACGCTGCCGGTCTCGTCTGGACCAAGCAACCGAATCAAACCGGAAACTATATTGATTCACTGTTTGGACGGAAATCCGGAAGTTCTCCAGCAGATAAAAACTCTACCGCAGCAGCTATTCCGGCAACTGTCGCAGGGGAACCCTCACATCCAACGAACCAAGTTGCTAAGGAAAAGAAAGATTCATCAGCGGTGAGCTTGATGAAACGATTGACCAACATCAAGCGATCGAAATCTCCGACATCTGCTGCTAACAGCGGAGGAACCGCTAATCCTGCCTATACGATGGACAATCCAATGTTTGAAGATAGTACGATTGCTGCGGTTTCGCCTGCAGCTAAGCCAAATCTACATCAAATGATAAACCCAGTGCATGTCAGGTGAGTGCTTTAAATTCACATCCgtcaacatttcaaaaatgactGGTTTTTCAGATCCGGATCCTGTCCCAGTCAACTTCTGCAAAATCTCCCGGTGGATCTCCTGATGGCCCAAGGCCGCGAAAATGTTCCTTACCTGTACGGATCCCAGCGGGTGAAACCCCACAAAGAACGACCATCGATGCACGGGTAAGAGTTGTTTACTCCTTAAGTTAAGCATTATCATGAATACTAACTAATCAATGCGTTCATTCGTAGTCTCAAAACCGAAGCTTCCAGGAAAAATTCTAGCAAACATTTGGCGGCTACTAACGCTGCCTCCAGCCAGCATCAGTCTCACGAAGCACCCGCTTCTACGTCATCTAGCGCACATGGAACTAAACAATCTCTACCATATCATCGCAAATCTCAAAGTCTCGACGCTTCAGCCATTATATCCCAGGTGAACGGGACGCCATCAAAGTCGAAATCGCACTCGCAAACGGTGCGAGAGAGGTGAGTTCAATTCTTTTTTCATGACATACACAGATGTGTCCCCTATCTTTTATTATGATCCTAATACGAAAAAGACTTCACGAAGAGTAGTTAATAGCTCATGCTGCACAATACAAGCATTTGGACAAACATTCTGTGGAGTGATGAGTTGAAGCTTAGTTTGCTTTCTGGTGCAGCATcagtagaaaaaaatatttcaggcTCATTTGGAGCCGTTTGCCGAAGAGAACTGGTCTTTTAGTTGGACATTTACGCATGACATCGGCCCCACACGCACATGTTGTTGCGTTGTTAAACAGTGGCTTTTTGATCAGAAGGTCAATTTATGACCATGGCCTCCACACAGTCCTGACTTAAATCGAGTAGAAAAAATGTGGAATGATGTGGAAACCTATGTTAAGCCAAAGAAGCCCAAGAACATGAATTGTTTTTGGATCGCTGTTGGTAATGGATGGATGTCGTTCCTGGTGCAACGAGGTTGTGAATTTGTAGGAGGCGTTTTTTGTCACTTGGAGACTGAGATCAATCAAAAAGGGTCTTCAACTGAATACTAGgttacaataaataattattccaCATTTAGACTGAAAATAAGGGAATTGATAGGCTTATATTATTCTGTGTCCGCCGCTATATATCTAAAGTCGTTGGCTGCATTCTAGCTGTAATTAAAATGCTAACTAAAAATGACTGTTTCAATGAGAATTGGGATTCGTTTGTATTCCCAAGTTGCTCTAATTGCTACCACagctataattttttttgttgaaatatgAAACTATTTTGATTCAGCTTTGTTAGTTTTATTTTCAATctgaaggaaaaataagaattttAAGATTCCAAATAATAATGGAAATAATGGCTAATTACAGGTTCAAGTGCATTGTTCCGTACCCGCCGAACAGTGAGTACGAGCTAGAACTACGCATCGGAGATGTCGTGCTGGTGCACAAGAAGCGTGACA carries:
- the LOC131687269 gene encoding E3 ubiquitin-protein ligase SH3RF3 isoform X2 — translated: MRILEGMKTAELNNQNTNINKAVRTGVGGGGGNIFNLQLQQHNNHPSIPYQHQGSSQQQQQQQLAKNNKTDQLHQQPHHPHSPQQNQTQNQAQQGQHAASRIIAPSGNNALDLSKIPHAKAFYDFASSETSDISFKKGDIIILKKKIDHNWCVGEVNGKEGAVPLNHLQVIVPLPYPQCKALYDFSMGPNEEEGCLTFKKGALIHVLRRVDQNWAEGRIGDKIGIFPISFVEMNILGKQLMDSALKHLLANASNNRTVPPTPFDLNASDTTSSSVTTSPNSSASTTSSNSSTAPSSPTSLFLATPATGAVSGHSKRDHKEKRHSLTTFMANSNGTNGAAVGGPLSQPNRHSVEILNVPEAERSQQQPASQSSMNESTGTGASAAASADHSQTSRPDMLNYQKSSTGKTSQSYHPIPQLPATYVALYPYKPQKPDELELKKGSIYYVTERCKDGWFKGANRQQKCGVFPGNYVTVFKGRESSHSNRSPNPQGPSTSTQNPSSNIAQITLPALPPRDNTTNAAGLVWTKQPNQTGNYIDSLFGRKSGSSPADKNSTAAAIPATVAGEPSHPTNQVAKEKKDSSAVSLMKRLTNIKRSKSPTSAANSGGTANPAYTMDNPMFEDSTIAAVSPAAKPNLHQMINPVHVRSGSCPSQLLQNLPVDLLMAQGRENVPYLYGSQRVKPHKERPSMHGLKTEASRKNSSKHLAATNAASSQHQSHEAPASTSSSAHGTKQSLPYHRKSQSLDASAIISQVNGTPSKSKSHSQTVRERFKCIVPYPPNSEYELELRIGDVVLVHKKRDNGWYKGTHQRSGKTGLFPASFVEPDM
- the LOC131687269 gene encoding E3 ubiquitin-protein ligase SH3RF1 isoform X1 — its product is MDERLLNDLLECSVCLERLDTSSKVLPCQHTFCRKCLEEIVASHQELRCPECRVLVDIKIDELPPNVLLMRILEGMKTAELNNQNTNINKAVRTGVGGGGGNIFNLQLQQHNNHPSIPYQHQGSSQQQQQQQLAKNNKTDQLHQQPHHPHSPQQNQTQNQAQQGQHAASRIIAPSGNNALDLSKIPHAKAFYDFASSETSDISFKKGDIIILKKKIDHNWCVGEVNGKEGAVPLNHLQVIVPLPYPQCKALYDFSMGPNEEEGCLTFKKGALIHVLRRVDQNWAEGRIGDKIGIFPISFVEMNILGKQLMDSALKHLLANASNNRTVPPTPFDLNASDTTSSSVTTSPNSSASTTSSNSSTAPSSPTSLFLATPATGAVSGHSKRDHKEKRHSLTTFMANSNGTNGAAVGGPLSQPNRHSVEILNVPEAERSQQQPASQSSMNESTGTGASAAASADHSQTSRPDMLNYQKSSTGKTSQSYHPIPQLPATYVALYPYKPQKPDELELKKGSIYYVTERCKDGWFKGANRQQKCGVFPGNYVTVFKGRESSHSNRSPNPQGPSTSTQNPSSNIAQITLPALPPRDNTTNAAGLVWTKQPNQTGNYIDSLFGRKSGSSPADKNSTAAAIPATVAGEPSHPTNQVAKEKKDSSAVSLMKRLTNIKRSKSPTSAANSGGTANPAYTMDNPMFEDSTIAAVSPAAKPNLHQMINPVHVRSGSCPSQLLQNLPVDLLMAQGRENVPYLYGSQRVKPHKERPSMHGLKTEASRKNSSKHLAATNAASSQHQSHEAPASTSSSAHGTKQSLPYHRKSQSLDASAIISQVNGTPSKSKSHSQTVRERFKCIVPYPPNSEYELELRIGDVVLVHKKRDNGWYKGTHQRSGKTGLFPASFVEPDM